A window from Fragaria vesca subsp. vesca linkage group LG5, FraVesHawaii_1.0, whole genome shotgun sequence encodes these proteins:
- the LOC101297739 gene encoding F-box protein At5g07610-like — MLLTTPDHQERSERRNMLLLLWDPLPPAEAVSGNQDLITDILLRLPVKSLLRFKCVSKQWLSLISDPQFSRHYHSLASAGIILCGTTGLIDHVSCGRRNSEPPFTSLGFIDDSAGTKILQSCNGLVLCCSFFELGKSRNYYICNPSRRQFLMLPPPSAKGCDEPITIFGVHLYFDPCKSPHYQVVCVRNCAPLSAAANDHYQIEIYSSETRTWRLSGPPFSAPFDMVFDNGVLWNGTLHWISPTGASLCFDIVQDQFGEMPSLPSNEKWSKRSFRYFGESGGHFHLIELYGSGTTQFQVFEMAKDYSSWIPKYQVDLAEIVNAYPEMARSYPDSHDSRFYLFSILFVQENEEDSLLLLHIPGKFISYYLIDKTFKELSDFGANSTKANTSLQIGSLHAYQFIETLSCV; from the coding sequence ATGCTGTTAACTACTCCTGACCATCAGGAGAGATCTGAGAGAAGAAACATGCTGCTGCTTCTCTGGGATCCATTGCCTCCAGCAGAAGCAGTTTCTGGCAACCAAGATCTTATCACTGACATCCTTCTCCGCCTTCCTGTCAAGTCTCTTCTCCGGTTCAAATGCGTCTCCAAGCAGTGGCTCTCTCTTATCTCCGACCCCCAGTTCAGTCGCCATTACCACAGTCTTGCCTCTGCCGGCATCATATTGTGTGGAACAACCGGGCTCATCGATCATGTATCTTGCGGCAGAAGAAACTCCGAGCCGCCCTTTACTTCTCTCGGTTTCATTGACGACTCTGCAGGTACCAAAATCTTGCAGTCATGCAATGGCTTGGTGTTGTGTTGCAGCTTTTTCGAGTTGGGAAAGAGCCGCAACTACTACATCTGTAATCCTTCAAGAAGGCAATTCTTGATGCTTCCACCACCTAGTGCCAAAGGGTGTGATGAACCCATAACCATTTTTGGTGTTCATTTATACTTTGATCCTTGTAAATCACCTCACTACCAAGTTGTCTGTGTTCGAAATTGCGCTCCCTTGTCAGCAGCAGCAAATGATCATTACCAGATTGAAATATACTCGTCTGAGACTCGCACTTGGAGGCTTTCCGGGCCTCCTTTCAGTGCTCCATTCGACATGGTCTTCGACAACGGGGTGCTTTGGAATGGTACACTTCATTGGATTAGTCCAACAGGGGCATCACTCTGTTTTGATATTGTCCAAGACCAATTTGGAGAAATGCCTAGCCTTCCATCAAATGAGAAATGGAGCAAGAGAAGCTTTAGGTATTTCGGTGAGTCTGGTGGTCATTTTCACCTAATCGAACTCTATGGCTCTGGCACCACTCAATTCCAAGTCTTCGAAATGGCGAAAGATTACTCTAGCTGGATTCCCAAGTACCAAGTTGATCTCGCCGAGATTGTTAATGCATATCCAGAGATGGCTCGGAGCTACCCTGACTCCCATGATTCTCGATTTTATCTATTTAGCATCCTCTTTGTGCAAGAGAATGAAGAGGACTCCTTATTGTTGCTACACATCCCTGGTAAGTTTATATCTTACTATCTTATAGATAAGACTTTCAAGGAGCTTAGTGATTTTGGAGCAAACTCCACCAAGGCAAATACTTCATTACAGATTGGTTCCCTCCATGCTTATCAGTTCATAGAGACTCTGTCTTGTGTTTGA